A single genomic interval of Panthera uncia isolate 11264 chromosome A1 unlocalized genomic scaffold, Puncia_PCG_1.0 HiC_scaffold_17, whole genome shotgun sequence harbors:
- the HRH2 gene encoding histamine H2 receptor yields MVPNGTASSFCLDSPPCRITVSVVLAVLILITVAGNVVVCLAVGLNRRLRSLTNCYIVSLAITDLLLGLLVLPFSAFYQLSCRWSFGKVFCNIYTSLDVMLCTASILNLFMISLDRYCAVTDPLRYPVLVTPVRVAVSLVLIWVISITLSFLSIHLGWNSRNETSNFNHTIPKCKVQVNLVYGLVDGLVTFYLPLLVMCITYYRIFKIARDQAKRIHHIGSWKAATIGEHKATVTLAAVMGAFIICWFPYFTVFVYRGLRGDDAINEAFEAVVLWLGYANSALNPILYATLNRDFRTAYQQLFRCGPASHHAHDTTLRSGSSQLARNQSREPTRQEDKPLKLQVWSGTEVTAPQGATDRKPALSCTVCSGNLLSCCKSLWGLRFLQRHVRGPSEEQPGQPLSEEPLRTPPQEAVRTLPSEAV; encoded by the exons ATGGTACCTAACGGCACAGCCTCTTCCTTTTGTCTGGACTCTCCCCCATGTAGGATCACTGTCAGCGTGGTCCTCGCTGTCCTCATCCTCATCACCGTCGCCGGCAATGTGGTGGTCTGCCTGGCTGTGGGCCTGAACCGCCGGCTCCGCAGTCTGACCAACTGCTACATTGTGTCTTTGGCCATCACTGATCTGCTCCTTGGCCTCCTGGTGCTGCCCTTCTCAGCCTTCTACCAGCTATCCTGCAGGTGGAGCTTCGGCAAGGTCTTCTGCAATATCTATACCAGCCTGGATGTGATGCTCTGCACGGCCTCCATCCTTAACCTCTTCATGATCAGCCTCGACAGGTACTGCGCTGTCACGGACCCCCTGCGCTACCCTGTGCTGGTCACCCCAGTCCGAGTGGCTGTGTCTCTTGTCTTAATTTGGGTCATTTCCATCACCCTGTCCTTTCTGTCTATCCATCTGGGGTGGAACAGCAGGAATGAGACCAGCAATTTCAACCACACCATCCCCAAGTGCAAAGTCCAGGTCAACTTGGTGTATGGCTTGGTGGATGGGCTGGTCACCTTCTACTTGCCTCTGCTGGTCATGTGCATCACCTACTACCGCATTTTCAAGATTGCCCGGGATCAGGCCAAGAGGATCCACCATATCGGCTCCTGGAAGGCAGCTACCATCGGGGAGCACAAAGCCACAGTGACACTCGCCGCCGTGATGGGAGCCTTCATTATCTGCTGGTTCCCCTATTTCACTGTGTTTGTTTACCGTGGGCTGAGAGGGGATGATGCCATCAACGAGGCCTTCGAAGCCGTCGTTTTGTGGCTGGGCTATGCCAACTCGGCCCTGAACCCTATCCTGTACGCCACACTAAACAGAGACTTCCGCACGGCATACCAGCAGCTCTTCCGCTGCGGACCTGCCAGCCACCATGCCCACGACACTACTCTGAGGTCTGGCAGCTCTCAGCTGGCCAGGAATCAAAGCCGAGAACCCACGCGGCAGGAAGACAAGCCCCTGAAGCTCCAGGTGTGGAGTGGGACAGAGGTCACAGCCCCTCAAGGAGCCACAGACAG GAAGCCAGCGCTATCCTGCACTGTGTGCTCCGGCAACCTTCTAAGCTGCTGCAAGAGTCTGTGGGGGCTTAGGTTCCTCCAGAGACACGTGAGAGGCCCCTCAGAGGAGCAGCCAGGCCAGCCACTGTCCGAGGAGCCACTGAGGACACCACCCCAGGAAGCGGTGAGGACTCTGCCCTCCGAGGCTGTCTAG